In Niveispirillum cyanobacteriorum, the following proteins share a genomic window:
- a CDS encoding heme ABC transporter permease — MHRFANPARFLRLATLILPWVSVLSAILFTAGLYLALFVSPEDYQQGDTVRIMYVHVPAAWMAMFTYSSMAVAAACALVWRHPLAEVYSKAAAPLGAGFTLLCLVTGSLWGEPMWGTWWVWDARLTSVLILFFLYLGYMALVDAFDDPQRGHRAGAILLLVGAINVPIIKFSVDWWNTLHQPASVLRMDGPAIHGDMLWPLLILALAFKTYFAATVILRMRAELAERKIQTLRLTQAGGV, encoded by the coding sequence ATGCATCGTTTCGCCAATCCCGCCCGTTTCCTGCGCCTGGCTACCCTGATCCTGCCCTGGGTCTCGGTCCTGTCCGCCATCCTGTTTACCGCCGGATTGTATCTGGCGCTGTTCGTCAGTCCGGAGGACTACCAGCAGGGCGACACCGTGCGCATCATGTATGTGCATGTGCCTGCCGCCTGGATGGCCATGTTCACGTACAGTTCCATGGCGGTCGCGGCGGCCTGCGCGCTGGTCTGGCGCCATCCGCTGGCAGAGGTTTATTCAAAGGCTGCGGCCCCGCTCGGTGCGGGCTTCACCCTGCTGTGTCTGGTTACCGGCAGCCTGTGGGGGGAACCCATGTGGGGCACCTGGTGGGTGTGGGACGCGCGCCTGACCTCTGTCCTGATCCTGTTCTTCCTGTATCTGGGCTATATGGCGCTGGTCGATGCCTTTGATGATCCGCAGCGCGGGCACCGGGCGGGGGCGATCCTGCTGCTGGTCGGCGCCATCAATGTGCCCATCATCAAATTCTCCGTCGACTGGTGGAACACGCTGCATCAGCCGGCATCGGTGCTGCGCATGGATGGGCCTGCCATCCATGGCGACATGCTGTGGCCGCTGTTGATCCTGGCGCTGGCCTTCAAGACCTATTTCGCAGCGACCGTCATTCTGCGGATGCGGGCCGAACTGGCGGAACGCAAGATCCAGACCCTGCGTCTGACCCAGGCCGGGGGGGTGTGA
- the ccmI gene encoding c-type cytochrome biogenesis protein CcmI — MIGFWLVAAALTALALLPLLRTLLRPPPPLEGAAEFARGVYAAQVAEIERDLKRGILSDDQARAARAEVGRRLLSVADEASAATKASGSAKPAQRTALVVTLLLPLAALGVYLPLGQPNLPAVPFATRPPEAPVPPQVMEAVAKLEAGLKENPDDVGAWGLLAQTYGAMSRPIDAVNAWRQVLRLSPGNGSVQGALAEALTVAADGVVGEEAVRLFTEAVAADPMDARARYYLGMARIQAGDIRGALDRWTALVADSPADAPWLPTVRGRIHDAATQVGLDPIAITPSPKPASAPPPPAMGQAGGQGGAAPALSPEQMQAMAGMSQQDQQATINSMVDGLQAKLKDNPGDADGWMRLARAREVQGNLDAARDALRGAVKADPKRLQAWLDLSRLTAPDDAQTQGSVEFLDAMAKVLDLAPDNPQALYYLGQQAANESKNDRARELWTRLLKQLPADAPQRPELQRRMDSLK; from the coding sequence ATGATCGGTTTCTGGCTGGTCGCGGCCGCCCTGACGGCGCTGGCCCTGCTGCCCCTGCTGCGCACCCTGCTGCGCCCCCCGCCGCCGCTGGAAGGGGCGGCGGAGTTTGCGCGCGGCGTTTATGCTGCACAGGTGGCGGAGATTGAGCGCGACCTGAAACGGGGCATCTTGTCGGACGATCAGGCCCGCGCCGCCCGGGCCGAGGTGGGGCGTCGCCTGCTGTCCGTCGCGGATGAGGCGTCGGCGGCCACCAAGGCGAGCGGCAGCGCCAAGCCCGCGCAGCGTACGGCCCTGGTGGTGACCTTGCTGCTGCCGCTGGCGGCGCTTGGCGTCTATCTGCCACTGGGTCAGCCCAACCTGCCAGCCGTGCCCTTCGCGACCCGCCCGCCAGAGGCCCCGGTGCCGCCGCAGGTGATGGAGGCGGTGGCCAAGCTGGAAGCGGGGTTGAAGGAAAATCCCGACGATGTCGGTGCCTGGGGCCTGCTGGCCCAGACCTATGGCGCCATGAGCCGGCCCATCGATGCTGTTAATGCATGGCGTCAGGTCCTGCGCCTGTCGCCCGGTAATGGCAGTGTGCAAGGTGCCCTGGCCGAGGCCCTGACCGTCGCCGCCGATGGTGTGGTGGGGGAAGAGGCGGTGCGCCTTTTCACCGAGGCGGTGGCCGCCGATCCCATGGATGCGCGCGCCCGTTACTATCTGGGTATGGCGCGTATCCAGGCGGGTGACATTCGCGGTGCGTTGGACCGCTGGACCGCCCTGGTCGCCGACAGCCCCGCTGATGCGCCCTGGCTGCCCACGGTCCGTGGGCGCATCCATGATGCAGCGACCCAGGTTGGCCTGGACCCCATCGCGATCACCCCGTCGCCCAAGCCCGCCAGTGCCCCGCCGCCGCCCGCCATGGGTCAGGCAGGTGGCCAAGGTGGTGCCGCACCCGCTCTGTCGCCCGAACAGATGCAGGCCATGGCGGGGATGAGCCAGCAGGACCAGCAGGCCACCATCAACAGCATGGTGGATGGGCTGCAGGCCAAGCTGAAAGACAATCCCGGCGATGCCGATGGCTGGATGCGGCTGGCACGCGCGCGGGAGGTGCAGGGCAATCTGGATGCCGCGCGAGACGCGCTGCGCGGGGCGGTGAAGGCCGATCCCAAGCGGTTGCAGGCTTGGCTGGACCTGTCGCGCCTGACGGCCCCCGACGATGCGCAGACCCAGGGCAGTGTGGAATTCCTGGACGCCATGGCCAAGGTGCTGGACCTGGCCCCCGACAACCCGCAGGCACTCTATTACCTGGGTCAGCAGGCGGCGAATGAAAGCAAGAATGACCGGGCGCGCGAGCTGTGGACACGGCTGCTGAAACAGCTTCCCGCCGACGCGCCGCAGCGGCCGGAACTGCAACGGCGCATGGATAGCCTTAAATAA
- a CDS encoding cytochrome c-type biogenesis protein, whose amino-acid sequence MRSLRRRAGAFAPLAYGARAPGRQSPAYAVGRFWPSAWIASTLLAATLVLPALAVMPDEKLADPVMEARAREISKELRCLVCQNQSIDDSNADLARDLRVLVRERLVAGDSNEQVLAYVHDRYGDFVLLRPPVTGYTALLWGGPFALLLLAGFGTALYMRQRRRDVETTPAPALTAEEEARLAALLNDDKPGVGR is encoded by the coding sequence ATGCGTTCCCTCAGGCGCCGGGCGGGCGCATTCGCGCCCTTGGCTTACGGCGCACGGGCGCCGGGCCGGCAGTCGCCGGCCTATGCCGTTGGCCGTTTTTGGCCGTCGGCATGGATCGCGTCCACGCTCCTCGCTGCCACCCTCGTCCTTCCCGCCCTGGCGGTCATGCCGGATGAGAAACTGGCCGATCCCGTGATGGAGGCCCGCGCGCGGGAGATTTCCAAGGAACTGCGCTGTCTGGTCTGTCAGAACCAGTCCATTGATGACAGCAATGCCGATCTGGCCCGCGACCTGCGCGTGCTGGTGCGCGAACGGCTGGTGGCCGGGGACAGCAACGAACAGGTCCTGGCCTATGTCCATGACCGCTATGGTGATTTCGTGCTGCTGCGCCCGCCGGTGACGGGTTACACGGCGCTGCTGTGGGGGGGGCCGTTCGCCCTGCTGCTGCTGGCCGGGTTCGGCACCGCCCTTTACATGCGTCAGCGCCGTCGGGATGTGGAAACCACGCCGGCCCCTGCCCTGACGGCGGAGGAAGAGGCGCGGCTGGCCGCTTTATTGAATGATGACAAGCCGGGGGTTGGGCGATGA
- a CDS encoding heme lyase CcmF/NrfE family subunit: MIPEIGHYALVLALLLAVAQSVMPLVGAARRDVAWMETGRMAAFAQLAAITISFAALMQAHVVSDFSVLNVVNNSHSLKPMLYKVAGVWGNHEGSMLLWVFMLALFGAAVAGFGRNIPPTLKARVLGVQGLIGVGFLLFILVTSNPFARVYPAPFDGNDLNPLLQDPGLAFHPPFLYLGYVGFSVAFSFAVGALIEGRVDPAWGRWVRPWTLVAWTSLTMGIAMGSWWAYYELGWGGWWMWDPVENASLMPWLAGTALLHSAIVVEKRDALKTWTILLAILTFSLSLLGTFLVRSGVLTSVHAFAVDPQRGVAVLGLLILATGGGLLLFALRAHALKIGGLFAPLSREGALVLNNLLLSVSAAVVLIGTLMPLLLDAFGHKISVGAPYYNFITPFLTIPLILVMALGPFMPWKRADLPGVLSRMWVVALLTLASVMLALWLAGVKPVMALVGIAMAAWAGFGAIWEVAERVKLFRVPLADSLSRARGLPLGAWGTAVAHAGMGIAIAGMVGTTFWLAEDVRVMKLGDKASIAGYELVLDKVEDLNIANYRTEMGHFSVSRDGRQIANLTAERRWYPVAKMQTTEAAIHTTFYSDLYVVLGEENPGGGGWVVRLYHHPLVPWIWIGSLVMVLGGCLSLSDRRLRVGVPSRRAAPVTPALQPAE, encoded by the coding sequence ATGATCCCCGAGATCGGACATTACGCCCTGGTTCTGGCCCTGCTGCTGGCGGTGGCGCAGTCGGTGATGCCCTTGGTCGGGGCGGCCCGGCGGGATGTGGCCTGGATGGAGACAGGGCGGATGGCGGCGTTCGCGCAGCTGGCCGCCATCACCATCTCGTTCGCGGCCCTGATGCAGGCGCATGTCGTTTCCGACTTCTCCGTCCTGAATGTGGTGAATAACAGCCACAGCCTGAAGCCCATGCTGTACAAGGTGGCGGGCGTCTGGGGGAACCATGAGGGTTCCATGCTGCTCTGGGTCTTCATGCTGGCTTTGTTCGGTGCGGCGGTAGCCGGGTTCGGGCGCAATATCCCACCGACGCTGAAGGCCCGTGTGCTGGGCGTACAGGGCTTGATCGGGGTCGGGTTCCTGCTGTTCATCCTGGTCACCAGCAATCCGTTTGCCCGCGTCTACCCGGCGCCGTTCGACGGCAATGACCTTAACCCGCTGTTGCAGGACCCGGGCCTGGCCTTCCATCCGCCCTTCCTCTATCTGGGCTATGTCGGTTTCTCGGTCGCCTTCAGTTTCGCCGTTGGCGCCTTGATTGAGGGGCGGGTTGATCCCGCCTGGGGGCGCTGGGTGCGGCCCTGGACGTTGGTGGCCTGGACCTCGCTGACCATGGGCATCGCCATGGGGTCCTGGTGGGCCTATTACGAGCTGGGTTGGGGCGGCTGGTGGATGTGGGACCCGGTGGAAAACGCGTCCCTGATGCCCTGGCTGGCCGGGACCGCCCTGCTGCATTCCGCCATCGTGGTGGAAAAGCGCGACGCGTTGAAGACCTGGACCATCCTGTTGGCCATCCTCACCTTCTCCCTGTCGCTGTTGGGCACCTTCCTGGTGCGCTCTGGCGTGCTGACGTCGGTTCATGCCTTTGCCGTTGATCCGCAGCGCGGGGTGGCGGTGCTGGGTCTGCTGATCCTGGCGACGGGCGGCGGGCTGCTGCTGTTCGCGCTGCGGGCGCACGCGCTGAAGATCGGCGGGCTGTTCGCGCCGCTGAGCCGGGAAGGCGCGTTGGTGCTGAACAATCTGCTGCTGTCGGTATCGGCGGCGGTGGTGTTGATCGGGACCCTGATGCCGCTGCTGCTGGATGCGTTCGGGCACAAGATCTCGGTGGGCGCGCCGTACTATAATTTCATTACGCCGTTTCTGACCATCCCGCTGATCCTGGTGATGGCGCTGGGCCCGTTCATGCCGTGGAAGCGGGCGGATCTGCCGGGTGTGCTGTCGCGGATGTGGGTGGTGGCGCTACTGACCCTGGCGTCGGTGATGCTGGCCTTGTGGCTGGCAGGCGTGAAGCCGGTGATGGCGCTGGTTGGCATCGCCATGGCGGCCTGGGCCGGGTTCGGTGCCATCTGGGAAGTGGCGGAGCGCGTGAAGCTGTTCCGGGTGCCGCTGGCCGACAGCCTGTCCCGCGCCAGGGGCCTGCCGCTGGGTGCCTGGGGCACGGCGGTGGCCCATGCCGGCATGGGCATCGCCATTGCCGGCATGGTGGGCACCACCTTCTGGCTGGCCGAGGATGTGCGGGTGATGAAGCTCGGCGACAAGGCCAGCATCGCTGGCTACGAGCTGGTGCTGGACAAGGTCGAGGACCTGAATATCGCCAATTACCGCACGGAAATGGGCCATTTCAGCGTCAGCCGCGACGGTCGCCAGATTGCCAACCTGACGGCGGAGCGCCGCTGGTATCCGGTGGCCAAGATGCAGACCACGGAAGCGGCCATCCATACCACCTTCTATTCTGATCTTTATGTGGTGTTGGGGGAGGAGAATCCCGGCGGCGGCGGCTGGGTAGTCCGGCTGTACCACCATCCGCTGGTGCCCTGGATCTGGATCGGGTCGCTGGTCATGGTGCTGGGCGGCTGTCTCAGCCTGTCTGACCGGCGGTTGCGGGTGGGGGTTCCGTCCCGCCGCGCGGCCCCTGTCACTCCCGCCCTGCAACCCGCCGAATAA
- a CDS encoding sulfite exporter TauE/SafE family protein, giving the protein MQIYLPIAELSVNALLILMLGGGVGFLSGLFGVGGGFLMTPLLIFIGVPPAVAVGTQANQLVGASVSGVLAHWRRNNVDVKLGGVMLIGGAIGTGLGVWLFGLLQKLGHIDLVISLSYVLFLGTVSSLMLTESVRAIVKGRGVPVRSKLHHHTWLHGLPFKMRFPRSRLYISALLPAFIGFVGGVLVAIMGIGGGFLLVPAMIYILGMPTALVAGTSLFQIIFTTGLAAFLQAVGNQTVDIVLALLLLVGGVIGAQFGTRAGAKLRGEQARALLALMVLAVAVKLAVDLIVRPEDLFSITLPVMT; this is encoded by the coding sequence ATGCAGATTTATCTTCCCATTGCCGAACTCTCGGTCAACGCCCTGTTGATCTTGATGCTGGGCGGGGGTGTGGGCTTCCTGTCGGGTCTGTTCGGGGTCGGTGGCGGCTTTCTGATGACGCCCTTGCTGATCTTCATCGGCGTGCCACCCGCCGTCGCCGTGGGCACCCAGGCCAATCAGCTGGTGGGCGCCTCGGTCTCCGGTGTTCTGGCCCATTGGCGCCGCAACAATGTCGATGTGAAGCTGGGCGGTGTCATGCTCATCGGCGGGGCCATCGGCACGGGGCTTGGCGTCTGGCTGTTCGGCCTGTTGCAGAAGCTGGGTCATATCGACCTCGTCATCTCGCTCTCTTACGTGCTGTTCTTAGGCACCGTCAGTTCCCTGATGCTGACGGAAAGCGTGCGGGCCATTGTGAAGGGGCGCGGCGTGCCGGTGCGGTCCAAACTGCACCACCATACCTGGCTGCACGGCCTGCCCTTCAAAATGCGGTTTCCCCGCTCGCGCCTCTATATCTCTGCCTTGCTGCCGGCCTTTATCGGCTTTGTCGGCGGGGTCCTGGTGGCAATCATGGGCATCGGCGGCGGGTTCCTGCTGGTCCCGGCCATGATCTATATCCTGGGCATGCCCACCGCCCTGGTGGCCGGAACCTCGTTGTTCCAGATCATCTTCACCACGGGTTTGGCCGCCTTCCTGCAGGCGGTGGGCAACCAGACGGTCGATATCGTGCTGGCCCTGCTGCTGCTGGTGGGCGGGGTGATCGGGGCACAGTTCGGGACCCGCGCCGGGGCCAAGCTGCGCGGTGAGCAGGCGCGCGCCCTGCTGGCCCTGATGGTGCTGGCGGTGGCGGTGAAGCTGGCCGTGGACCTGATCGTGCGACCGGAGGATCTGTTCTCCATCACCCTGCCGGTGATGACATGA
- the ccmE gene encoding cytochrome c maturation protein CcmE, with protein sequence MTRKKRRLYMLLLALAGLGTATALTLTAFEENVAFFFSPTDLVTKPPGDKRLRVGGLVEGGSVVKVDDGVSTRFTITDTAHSVTITTDRPLPDLFREGQGVLVEGRLGSDGVFVASEVLAKHDEKYMPKEVADALKASGQFKPELPGKPVYEAGK encoded by the coding sequence ATGACGCGCAAGAAGCGCCGTCTGTATATGTTGTTGCTGGCACTCGCCGGCCTGGGCACCGCCACGGCCCTGACCCTGACCGCGTTCGAGGAGAATGTGGCCTTCTTCTTCTCCCCTACCGATCTGGTGACCAAGCCGCCGGGTGACAAGCGGCTGCGGGTTGGCGGGCTGGTCGAAGGCGGGTCGGTGGTGAAGGTCGATGACGGTGTCTCCACCCGCTTCACCATCACCGATACCGCCCATTCCGTGACCATCACCACCGACCGCCCCCTGCCGGACCTGTTCCGCGAGGGCCAAGGCGTACTGGTCGAAGGGCGGCTGGGCAGCGACGGCGTCTTCGTGGCGTCTGAAGTGCTGGCCAAGCACGATGAGAAATACATGCCCAAGGAAGTGGCCGACGCCCTGAAGGCATCGGGCCAGTTCAAGCCGGAATTGCCAGGCAAGCCGGTTTATGAAGCGGGGAAGTAA
- a CDS encoding DsbE family thiol:disulfide interchange protein: protein MSAVTRHRLLLLLPLAVFLILGGYFALGLTRDPSILPSMLIDKPAPVFALPGLSEGEKGLSKADLTGKVQLINVFASWCAPCRVEHPLLMRLANEQGVTIHAINYKDKPDAAKAFLAQMGNPYTSIGADKDGRVAIDFGVYGVPETYVIDRQGRVRYRHVGPLMPFDVDEKILPMIRELSK, encoded by the coding sequence ATGAGCGCCGTTACCCGTCACCGCCTGCTGCTGCTGCTGCCGCTGGCTGTCTTTCTGATCCTGGGCGGTTATTTCGCACTGGGCCTGACCCGCGACCCGTCGATCCTGCCCTCCATGCTGATCGACAAGCCGGCGCCGGTCTTCGCCTTGCCGGGCCTGTCGGAGGGGGAGAAGGGCCTGTCCAAGGCCGACCTGACGGGCAAGGTGCAATTGATCAATGTCTTTGCCAGCTGGTGCGCGCCCTGCCGCGTGGAACACCCGCTGCTGATGCGGCTGGCCAATGAGCAGGGCGTGACCATCCACGCCATCAATTACAAGGACAAGCCGGACGCCGCGAAGGCCTTCCTGGCGCAGATGGGCAACCCGTACACCTCTATCGGTGCCGACAAGGATGGCCGGGTGGCCATCGATTTCGGCGTCTATGGCGTGCCGGAAACCTATGTCATCGACCGCCAGGGCCGGGTGCGTTACCGCCATGTCGGGCCGCTGATGCCGTTCGACGTGGACGAAAAGATTCTGCCGATGATCCGGGAGCTGTCGAAATGA
- a CDS encoding EAL domain-containing protein, which produces MLVPPVHGWHAPQSLIAAGGDASGERLDLVQPHGWLMVLDTGGRRLLQAGANLPALLGISVEQALGRTVTDLLGPIAARALDRAIAQAGADAIGPVPLRVDRGGQKLRLIAHGHWDAGGLVLEMEPATPLGDAGMINAGFGAAIRRYRHIGDIGDLAQSVVQDLRRLTGYDRALFVRMVDQGPVQVLATATAAGADAGADIGFVPLRPLETSLLELNRARVVFDMQAEPVPLVPAVNPQTGVPVDLSRASLRHPTRLFQGHAMRRDVRGVLAVTLLVGGRLWGYLWCESNDAYAVSPSIRALCEALGEIVAAQVAALDERAAVAARTVAARGLTRLGRLLRQGVQLTDGLIAAYSVIKEVLPHNAALAGIEGSHWASHDLEPLSHWQEQLGLEGASRREGIVWRGPVLGIDVPDGIVVLLRTAGQGWSHGELEVAQELHHLLAERQAEIYRRRTEQQLHVMANFDRVTGLPNRTHLLHALQQALGVETDIAVTVIGLDRFRALKATLGEADAHALLAAVGRRLRDCVPADDLLGRIDTGEFAVLSFDPEAGRVDDLAHAVRDALRAPLSVSGREMFVTASLGVVPSAEGGGDAAALLRDAEIASAEAEAAGGGGRRVFDAAMRARLTERHVIYDKLRQAIYFSNGVRPVFQPIVRLADGELAGFEALARWTDAEHGPIPPTTFVAVAEETGLIVPLGNHILVQSCRQIAKWNRGRADNPLYVSVNLSPYQLDPSRLDIVRWVTGVLEMTECRPEWLRLEITESGLIGQGGEAIAILKGLRDLGIGLAIDDFGTGYSSLAYLQNLPVDTIKIDRSFVTAMSRDDKGKALVSAILHIAGIMEFGVVAEGVETEGQEALLRQMGCDRAQGYLFAKPLEADMATALVHHAIAMPGNAVADLRTLRAGRWG; this is translated from the coding sequence ATGCTGGTCCCTCCCGTCCATGGATGGCACGCCCCCCAGTCGCTGATCGCGGCGGGTGGCGACGCATCCGGGGAACGTCTGGATCTGGTGCAGCCACATGGCTGGCTGATGGTGCTGGACACCGGCGGCCGCCGGCTTTTGCAGGCGGGGGCCAATCTGCCGGCCCTTCTGGGCATATCGGTGGAACAGGCACTGGGCCGCACGGTGACGGATCTGCTGGGTCCCATTGCCGCGCGGGCGCTGGACCGTGCCATCGCCCAGGCCGGTGCCGATGCCATCGGGCCGGTGCCGCTACGCGTGGATCGCGGTGGGCAGAAACTGCGCCTGATCGCCCATGGCCATTGGGATGCGGGCGGTCTGGTCCTGGAAATGGAGCCGGCAACCCCGTTGGGCGATGCTGGCATGATCAATGCCGGCTTCGGTGCGGCCATCCGCCGGTACCGTCATATCGGGGATATCGGTGATCTGGCCCAATCCGTGGTCCAGGATCTGCGCCGCCTGACCGGTTATGACCGGGCGCTGTTCGTGCGTATGGTGGATCAGGGGCCGGTGCAGGTGCTGGCCACCGCCACGGCAGCAGGGGCCGATGCGGGCGCCGATATCGGCTTCGTGCCGCTGCGGCCCCTGGAGACCTCTCTACTGGAACTGAACCGGGCCCGTGTCGTGTTTGACATGCAGGCAGAGCCGGTGCCGCTGGTGCCGGCGGTCAACCCGCAGACCGGTGTGCCCGTCGATCTCAGTCGCGCCAGCCTGCGCCACCCTACCCGCCTGTTCCAGGGCCATGCCATGCGCCGCGATGTGCGCGGTGTGCTGGCCGTCACCTTACTGGTCGGTGGCCGGCTGTGGGGCTATCTCTGGTGCGAAAGCAACGATGCCTATGCGGTCAGCCCCTCGATCCGCGCCCTGTGTGAGGCGCTGGGCGAGATCGTGGCGGCACAGGTCGCCGCCCTGGATGAACGGGCCGCCGTGGCCGCGCGCACGGTGGCCGCACGCGGGTTGACCCGGCTGGGCCGGCTGCTGCGCCAGGGCGTACAGCTGACCGATGGCCTGATCGCCGCCTATTCCGTGATTAAGGAGGTGCTGCCCCATAACGCTGCCCTCGCCGGGATCGAGGGCAGCCATTGGGCCAGCCATGATCTAGAGCCTTTGTCCCACTGGCAGGAACAGCTGGGCCTGGAAGGGGCCTCGCGGCGCGAAGGCATCGTCTGGCGCGGTCCCGTCCTGGGCATTGATGTGCCAGACGGGATTGTCGTGCTGCTGCGCACCGCCGGCCAGGGGTGGAGCCATGGCGAGCTGGAGGTGGCGCAGGAGCTGCACCACCTGCTGGCCGAACGGCAGGCGGAGATTTATCGCCGGCGGACCGAGCAGCAACTGCATGTCATGGCCAATTTCGATCGGGTGACGGGCCTGCCCAATCGCACGCATCTGCTGCATGCATTGCAACAGGCGCTGGGGGTGGAGACGGACATCGCCGTCACCGTCATCGGCCTGGACCGGTTCCGTGCCCTGAAGGCAACGCTGGGCGAGGCGGATGCTCATGCCCTGCTGGCTGCTGTGGGGCGCCGGCTGCGGGACTGCGTGCCTGCCGACGATCTTTTGGGCCGCATCGACACCGGCGAATTCGCCGTCCTGTCCTTCGACCCCGAGGCAGGGCGTGTCGATGATCTGGCCCATGCCGTGCGTGACGCCCTTCGCGCACCCTTGTCGGTGTCCGGGCGGGAGATGTTTGTGACGGCCAGCCTGGGTGTGGTGCCCAGCGCCGAGGGCGGGGGTGACGCCGCCGCCCTGCTGCGCGATGCGGAGATTGCCAGTGCGGAGGCCGAGGCGGCGGGCGGAGGCGGTCGGCGCGTATTCGATGCGGCCATGCGCGCCCGCCTGACCGAACGCCATGTCATCTATGACAAGCTGCGTCAGGCCATTTATTTCAGTAATGGCGTGCGGCCCGTCTTTCAGCCCATCGTGCGGCTGGCCGATGGTGAACTGGCAGGGTTTGAGGCGCTGGCCCGCTGGACCGATGCTGAACATGGTCCCATCCCGCCCACCACTTTTGTGGCGGTGGCGGAGGAAACCGGCCTGATCGTGCCGCTGGGCAACCACATACTGGTTCAGTCCTGCCGCCAGATCGCGAAATGGAACAGGGGCCGGGCCGATAACCCGCTCTATGTCTCCGTCAACCTGTCGCCCTATCAGCTCGACCCGTCCCGACTGGATATTGTGCGCTGGGTGACGGGGGTGCTGGAGATGACGGAATGCCGGCCGGAATGGCTGCGTCTGGAAATCACCGAAAGCGGGCTGATCGGGCAGGGGGGAGAGGCCATCGCCATCCTGAAGGGACTGCGCGATCTGGGCATTGGGCTGGCCATCGATGATTTCGGCACGGGCTATTCCTCGCTGGCCTATCTTCAGAACCTGCCGGTGGATACGATCAAGATCGACCGCAGCTTCGTGACTGCCATGTCCCGCGACGACAAGGGCAAGGCCCTGGTCAGCGCCATCCTGCATATTGCCGGCATCATGGAATTCGGCGTCGTGGCCGAAGGGGTGGAGACGGAGGGGCAGGAGGCGCTGCTGCGCCAGATGGGCTGTGATCGGGCGCAGGGATATCTGTTCGCCAAGCCGCTGGAGGCCGACATGGCCACGGCCCTGGTTCACCACGCCATCGCCATGCCGGGCAATGCCGTGGCTGATCTGCGCACATTGCGGGCCGGACGTTGGGGTTGA
- a CDS encoding TIGR02186 family protein codes for MTRRHRRLLALPIALLAGFCLWQASRPAWAQSLVADLSSHLIAITTGFTGTDVVLFGAVDGDGDVAVVVQGPEGEVTVRRKDRVAGIWMNVEDVAFARVPAYYNVAVTAPLDGVVPPTVLQRHEIGLDYVRLLPEKAKLSPEKLAEFRAALIRNKQRAGLYTTEVGEVSFLGQRLFRTRIFFPANVATGTYTASVFLIRDGDVVSAQTTPLLVSKIGFSANVFEFAQRNSVFYAILGIMLAVTSGWLAGIVFRKS; via the coding sequence ATGACGCGCCGCCACCGCCGCCTTCTGGCCCTGCCCATCGCACTGCTGGCCGGGTTCTGCCTGTGGCAGGCATCAAGGCCCGCCTGGGCGCAGTCGCTGGTCGCCGACCTGTCCAGCCACCTGATCGCCATCACGACCGGCTTCACCGGCACCGATGTGGTGCTGTTCGGCGCCGTGGACGGGGATGGCGATGTCGCGGTCGTGGTACAGGGACCGGAGGGCGAGGTAACGGTGCGGCGCAAGGACCGCGTGGCCGGCATCTGGATGAATGTGGAGGATGTGGCCTTCGCACGGGTGCCCGCCTATTACAATGTCGCGGTGACGGCCCCGCTGGACGGCGTGGTACCCCCGACCGTGCTGCAACGGCATGAGATCGGGTTGGATTATGTCCGGCTGCTGCCGGAGAAGGCCAAGCTGTCGCCAGAAAAGCTGGCCGAATTCCGCGCCGCCCTGATCCGCAACAAGCAGCGGGCGGGGCTTTATACGACAGAGGTAGGCGAGGTCTCCTTCCTGGGTCAGCGCCTGTTCCGCACCCGCATCTTCTTCCCGGCCAATGTGGCCACGGGCACCTATACCGCGTCGGTCTTTCTGATCCGCGACGGCGATGTGGTCAGCGCACAGACCACGCCGCTGTTGGTCTCCAAGATCGGCTTTTCCGCCAATGTCTTTGAATTCGCGCAGCGCAATTCCGTCTTCTACGCCATCCTGGGCATCATGCTGGCCGTGACATCGGGCTGGCTGGCCGGGATCGTTTTCCGCAAATCATAA
- the ccmD gene encoding heme exporter protein CcmD yields the protein MADFFHMGGYAIYVWSSYGLALLVLVGLLLASLGTLRRKERLLRSLEQTLPRRRRRAGAGDAGGEETP from the coding sequence ATGGCCGACTTTTTCCACATGGGCGGATACGCCATCTATGTCTGGTCCAGCTATGGCCTGGCGCTGCTGGTCCTGGTGGGCCTGCTGCTGGCCAGCCTGGGCACCCTGCGCCGCAAGGAACGCCTGCTGCGCAGCCTGGAACAGACATTGCCGCGCCGTCGCCGCCGGGCCGGCGCCGGTGACGCGGGTGGGGAGGAAACGCCATGA